The sequence below is a genomic window from Meiothermus sp. Pnk-1.
TGGCCCAAGACCCCCGCTTTGCCGAGGCGGCCCAAGTCTTCATGTATTGGCGCCAGGGCAAAATACAGCTGTCAGGCGCCAGCCTGGGGGTGGGGCTAGACATGATCGCGCCGCTGTATTTCTTCGACCCCGTCGGGGACGGGGTGACCGTGTACCGCGAGTACGTCCGGTCTCATCCTATACCTCTCAGCACCTTTGTCGCAGCCGGAGCTTCGGACAAACGTTTTTTGGTACGAGAAAAGCTGGGCTCTATAAGCGTTCCTACCCTCATTATCGAGGGGCGTCACGACTTTATCTGCTCGCCAGTCCAAGCTCAAGCCATCCAGGAGGGGATCCGGGGTTCAAGGTTGGTGATCTTCGAGCGCAGCGGCCACTACCCCTGGCTCGAGGAGCCCGAAGTGTTCTTCACAACGCTAACCGATTTCCTGGCTAAGGCCTGATCAGATCTACCCCACGAATCACCACGGCACCCCCAGCACCGGCTGGAGGCTCACCAGCGGCTCGGCGTAGGCCACGCCCAGGTAATTGCCCCAGGCCCGGCGTAACGCCCGCCGCGCCTCCACCCCGGCCAGGCTCACGGTCTCGGAGGCGGCCTCACCATAGAACTGGCTTCGATGGGCCAAAACGGCGGCCTGCCAGGTCTCGATGTAGGCCGATACGTCTACCAACAAGCTGGGCGTCGCCGCGTAGTTGCCGGGGTAGAAGAACATCCGCTCAACCTTGTGCGGCTGGCCCTCGAGCGCGGCCCGGCTCAGCCCGGCAAAATGCACCGCGCTCCGGCTGAGATGGTGGGCGGCCACGTGGTCAGGGTGGCGGTCGGCGAACCAGGGGGCGATCACCACCCTGGGGCGCACGCGCCGCAAGGCCTGTCCCAGCGCGAGGCGCTGCTCGTGGACATCGGCCAGGCCACCATCGGGAAGCCCCAGGTTGCCCCGGTAGTCCAGCCCCAGGATGCGGGCGGCCTCCTCGGCCTCGGCCAGCCGCTCCGGCACCGTGCCCTTGGTGCCCATCTCCCCTCGGGTCAGCTCGAGGATGGCCGTGCTATAGCCCTCAGCCTTGGCCCGCGCCAGCATCCCCCCGCAGCCCAGCTCGGCGTCGTCGGGGTGCGGGGCGATCACCAGCAGATCAAGCGCCATAGTAGGGGTTATACGCTTGATCCCTCGAGGATGCAAGACGAAGGCGGCGCAGTGAGAAAATACCCGCAAAATTTGCCGCCGGGCGGTATGGTGAAGGGTATGGTCACGGTTCCCTCTACAGACCTAACCGCCGGGTTGTCCCAGACCGCGTCGTTGATGGACGAGGGCCAGGGGCTCATGCACCGCATGCACCAGCTGGCCGAGGAGTTACGCCAGGTGGTAGCCCAGCTCGGCCAGGGGGTTCCCGCCCCGGCGGAAGCCGCCCAAGGGCTTACCCAGACCGCCCAGGCTTTCGAGGATTGGTGGCGGCGCGCACAAAAGCTGGTGGGGGGTGACCTCGAGCGGAGCGTCCCTAAGGTGATGCAGGCCCTCGAGGTTCACCAGCAAAGGCTCGAGATGGAAATCCAGCGCCAGAAGGCCATGGCCGTGCTCGAGCAGGTGGGTAGCCTGAGCTACGTCAACAAAGACGAGTTCATGCCCCTCTCGGAGATCCAGTTCGAGGCCATCGGGATGCTGCGGGCCCTTAAAGGAGCCGAGCAACTCGACGAGACCGCCATGGCCCTAGCCGCCGGGACCCACCCCTATGCCCTGCTGGTGCGCCTGGTTACCAACCCGGAGCTGAGCGACAGCGACTGGCAAGAGATCTACCAGGCGGTCCGGCAATCCCTGGGGAACGAGCTCGCGGTGGCGGCGGCCCGGGGAAAGCTGCACCTCGAGGCGTAGTTTCCCCGAGCGGAGCGAGGGGTGGCGTAGTTTCGCCGAGCGAGACGCTTGTTTCGGCGCAAGCCGTGGGGTGGCGTAGTTTCGCCGAGCGAGACGCTTCTTTCGCCGCCGGTAGGCGGGGTAGCGAAAGGCTCCTTTCGGCGCAAGCGAACTCCCGGCTCTAGCCGGTGGCCTCCGGCTTGGAGGCCACCGTTTTCTCTCCCAAACGGCGTTCGGTCCCGGCCTGAAGCCGCCGGATGTTTTCGCGGTGGGTAAAGAAGATAAGCCCGGCCAAAAGCCCCAGGGTGATGACCTCCCACCAAGGCCGCCCCAATCCTAGGGCGATCACCACCGAGGCCACCCCCCCGATCATGCTTCCCGCCGAGACGTAACGGGTCAGGACCATGGTGGCCACCCCGATGGGCAGGGTCAGCAAGGCCACCAGCGGGTCCAGCACCAGCAAGGTGCCAAAACTGGTAGCAACCCCCTTGCCGCCGGAGAAGCGCAGCAAGACCGAGTAGTTGTGCCCCAGCACCGCCGCCACCGCCACCAGACCCGCCACCAGGCCGTCCAATCCCGCCAAGCGAGCGATAAGGAGGGCGATCCCTCCCTTGAACACGTCAAAAAAAGCCACCAGCGCTGCCGGGCCCGGTCCCAGGGTGCGCAGCACGTTGGTGGCGCCGATATTTCCCGAACCGACCTTCTGAATATCCACCCCACGGGCCCGCGCCACCAGCGCTCCCGCCGGAATGCTGCCAAACAAATATGCCAGCAACAGGACAATGACGATCTCCCAGGCCACGTTGCAATTCTACCGCCGGAGCATGAGCCACATTAGCTGCTCGCAGAGGTGTAGCTGCGCAAGGCCAGCCGCCAAAAAAAGCGGGCGAAGGCGCACATGCCCAGGGCGATGCCCAACGCGACGAGGAGGGTTTGGCCCTCGAGCCGCCCCAGCGCGGCCTCCGCCGGAACCGTGGTGAGGAAGGCCACCGGAACCACGAAGGTGAAGAAAAAGCGGTAGAGGGCCGGGTACGCCCCGATGGGGTAGCGTCCGGCCTCCAGGAGGCCGCGCAGGACCTCGGTGACGTTGTAGATCTTGACGAACCAGATGCTGGTCGCACCCAGAATGAACCACAAGCTGTACAGCAGCAGGCTCGCTACCCCAAGCAGCCCAAGCCCCACAAGGTGGTCGGGAACCCCCATCCCCAAACGGCTTCCGGCGTAGATCCAAACCCCTAGCCCAAACAGCAGGTTGGGCAACCCCCAGGGCGAGAAGAAACGGGTCGAAAGCCAGAACTGGCTGTCCACCGGTTTCAGGAGCACAAAATCCAGGGTCCCTTTTTGCACCTGCTCGACGATGCGGTTGAGGTTGGGGCCCAGAAAGGTGTTGGAGAAGCCCTCGAGGATCGTAAACGCCCCCAACACCAGCAAGGCCTCGTCAAACCGCCACCCTCCCGGGCGGTACCCCCCTTGGTACAAGAGCGAGAGGCTAAACACACTTCCGGCCAGCATCGCGACCGCGGCAAGGGCGGCCAAGAGAAAGTTCCCCCGGTACTCGAGCTCCGCCGCCAGGGCACTCCCCCAGAAGCGGAGCAGAAGTTTACCGTAGCGCACAGCTATAGCTTAGGGCGCCAAGCGCGTAATCTTCCAGCCTCCGTCCGGCTGCAAGGTGTAGGCCAGCCGGTCGTGGATGCGGCTTTTACGGCCCTGCCAGAACTCGAAGTAATCCGGTACCAACCGGTAGCCCCCCCAGTGGGCTGGCCGGGGAACTTGCCTGGGATAGCGCTGCTTGGTCTGTTCAATCCATTGCAGCAACACCTCCCGCGAGGGGATAGGCTCGCTCTGGGGGCTCGCGGCCGAGGCCGCCTGGCTCTCGTAGGGGCGGCCGGCAAAGTAAGCGTCCGACTCTTCGGCGGAGACTTTTTCCACCCGGCCTTCGATGCGCACCTGGCGCTCGAGCGAGGGCCACCAGAAGTTCAGCGCGGCGTAGGGGTGGGCCTCGAGCTCGCGGCCCTTGCGGCTGTGGTAGTTGGTATAGAAGACGAAACCTTCGGCAGAAAATCCCCGTAGCAGCACCACCCGGCTGCTGGGACGACCCCCCTCCCCCACCGTGGAAAGCGTCATGCCGTAGGGTTCGACGAGCCCAGCGGCCAGGGCCGCCGCGAGCCAGACCCCGAACTGCTCAACGGGATCGGGCGAAACGTCGGCTTCGTGGAGTTCGCCCTTGGTGTAGTCATAGCGGAGGTTGCGAAGGTCCATGCCGACAGGTTACATGGTTCATCCCAAGGCGCTATAGGGCGGGCCACGCTTTCCCCCGCGCTCTATAGTGTACGTGTGGCTATCGTCAGCGCAGAGAACCTCAGCAAAAGCTACCCGGTGGCCCTCAAAGACCCTGGTCTGGCGGGCACGCTGCGGCATTTTTTGGCGCGCAGATACCGGCAGATCGAGGCGGTCAAGGGGGTGAGTTTCCAGATCGAACCGGGCGAGATCGTGGGCTTTCTGGGGCCCAACGGGGCGGGCAAGACCACCACCCTCAAGATGCTCACCGGCCTGATCCACCCTACCGCCGGGCGGGTCGAGGTGGCCGGACACCTCCCCTTCCGCCGCGAGGCCGAGTTTCTCAGGAAGATCACCCTGGTGATGGGTAACAAACAGCAGCTCATCTGGGACCTGCCGGCGGGGGACTCCTTCGCCATCAACGCCGCGGTGTACGAGATCCCCGATGCTGAGCTGAAGAAGCGGGTTGGGGAGTTGGCCGAGATGCTGGGGCTGGGGGGCAAGCTGACCCAACCGGTGCGCAAGCTCTCCTTGGGGGAGCGGATGAAGGCTGAACTCCTGGCCGCCCTCCTTCACCGTCCCCAGGTGCTCTTCCTCGACGAACCCACCCTGGGCCTGGATGTGAACGCCCAGAACGCCGTGCGTGAATTCCTGCGCGAGTATAACCGCCGTTATGGGGCCACCATTTTGCTCACCAGCCACTACATGGCCGACATCACCGCCCTGGCCGAGCGGGTGCTGCTGATCCACCGGGGCTCCCTCATCTACGACGGCGGCCTGCAGGGGCTTTTGGAGCGCTTCGCCCCTTACCGCGAGGTGCGCCTCGAGCTCGAGCGCCCGGTCTCTCGCGAAACCTTCGAGCGCTACGGGGAGGTGGCCCAGTACGAAGTGCGCCAAGCCCGGCTTCTGCTGCGGCGGGAAACGCTGGTGGAGGGGATCGCCCAGATCCTCAAGGAGCTTCCGGTGGCCGACCTGGAGGTGCGCGAGCCCGCGGTGGAAGAGGTCATCGGGCGCGTCTTCGAGAGCGGAGCGGAAGTCGAAGCCCCCCGGACGAGCTGAGGGGGCAGATTGCGGTAACTTAGATAGATGAACCGAACTGCCCTGCTCGAGCGTCTCAACAACGAAAGCTTCGATCTGCTGGTCATCGGAGGGGGAGCAAGCGGCGCGGGCGTGGCCCTCGACGCGGCCACGCGGGGGCTCAAGGTGGCCCTGGTGGAACGGCTGGATTTTGCCGAGGGGACTTCCAGCCGCTCTACCAAGCTCATCCACGGCGGGGTGCGCTACCTCGAGCTGGCGGTCAAAACCCTTGACCGCGTCCAGCTCAACCTGGTGCGCGACGCCCTGCACGAGCGGGCCACGCTGCTCCGGCTGGCCCCCCACCTGACCCGCCCCCTCTGGCTCCTCACCCCGCTGTACAAGCTGTGGGAGATGCCCTACTACTGGACCGGCCTCAAGCTCTACGACCTGCTAGCGGGGAAGGCCCGGCTGGCGCTATCCCGCTACCTGAGCCCGCAGGAGACCCGGCGCCGCTTCCCTGCGGTGCGGAGGGAGGGACTGGTGGGCTCGGTGGCCTATCAGGACGGGCAGTTCGACGACGCCCGGTATAACCTCGAGCTCATCCTGACCGCCTTGGAAGAGGGCGCCGTAGCGGTGAACTACGCCGAGGTCACCGCCCTGCTGAAACAGGATGGGAAGCTCCGCGGAGCGGTGGTACGCGACAGGCTGGGCGGGCAGGAGCTCGAGGTAGGGGCCAAGGTCGTGATCAACGCCACCGGCCCCTTCTCCGACCACATCCGCCACCTGGACGACCCCGCCGCCCCCGCGCTGGTCAGGGCGAGCTCCGGGGTTCACATCGTCCTTGACCCAAAGTACAGCCCGCCCGATACCGGGCTGCTGATCCCCCATACCGAAGACGGGCGGGTAATCTTTGTGCTGCCCTGGCTGGGGCAGACCCTGGTCGGCACCACCGACGATCCTGCCGAGCCCACCCCGCACCCCAAGGCCCGCGAGGAGGAGATCGCCTACATCCTGCGCCAGGTCGAGCCCTACTTGGGTAGAATCCCCCGGGAGGAGGTCCGGGCGGCGTGGGCGGGGCTCAGGCCGCTGGTCGCCCGGCCACAAGCTGCCGATACCGCCCGGCTGGCCCGCGATCATCTGGTGGAGGAGAGCCCCTCCGGCCTCCTCACGCTCACCGGGGGCAAGTGGACCACCTACCGCAAGATGGCCCTGGACTGTCTGAACTACGCGGTGGGGAGATTCGGCCTACGCGCCGGGCCCAGCCGCACCCACGAGCGACGGCTGGTGGGCGGGTGGGGCTTCGATCCCGATGGAGCTCAGAAGCTGGCTCAGGAGTATGGCCTCGAGCCTGATATCGCCCAACACCTCCACCGCTCCTACGGCAGCCGAGCGGGTCGGGTCGCCGAGATCGGTCAGAACCTCCGCCTGGCCCCCGGCTACCCCTACATCGCCAGCGAGGTGATCTACGCCGCCCGCCACGAGCTGGCCCAGACCCCCATGGACGTGCTGGCCCGGCGCACCCGGTTGGCCTTTTTGGATACCCAAGCCGCCCAGGCCGCCCTCCCCGAGGTGACCCGGCTTCTGGCGAAGGAGCTGGGCTGGAAAGCCGAGGAGCGCACGGCCCAGGAGCATCAAGCCCAGGAACGGCTGGCGGTGGCGATCTAACCTTTGGGAGTAAACTGCCACGTGTGGCGCAAGGCTAAAACCCTTCTCCAGGTCTACTACGCCTACATGCTCGAGTACCGCGCCGAGCTGATCCTGTGGGCTATCGCCGGGCTGCTCCCGATCATCCTGATGGGGGTGTGGACCCAGGCCGCCCAGGGCGGGGGCTTCGGGCTTACCCCCGACGAGTTCGCCCGCTACTTTCTGATGGTCTTCCTGGTGCGGCAGCTCACGGTGGTATGGGTGATCTGGGACTTCGAACGGGAGGTGGTGGAAGGGCGGCTCTCCTTCAAGCTGCTGCGGCCGATAGACCCGGTGTGGGATCACGTGGCCGCGCACCTTTCCGAGCGGGTAGCCCGGCTGCCCTTCGCCCTGCTGCTCTTGGGGGTCTTCTTCCTGCTGTATCCGGGAGCCCTCTTCGCGCCGAGCTGGAAGGGGATTCTGCTTGGGCTGCTAGCCACCGCGGCCAGCTTTGCGATGCGGTTTTTGATGCAGTATACCTTTGCCCTAGTAGCCTTCTGGACCGAGCGGGCCAGCAGCCTGGAGGAAGGCTGGTTCATCCTCTACCTCTTCCTCTCCGGCCTGGTGGCCCCGCTCTCGGTCTTCCCGGAGGCGGTGCGGAACCTGGCCCTGCTCACCCCTTTCCCTTACCTGGTCTACTTCCCGGCCTCGATCCTGGCCGGGCAGCCGGTCAACATCGGGCAGGGGTTTTTGGTGCTCTTAGCCTGGGCCTTGTTTTTCTTCCTCCTCAACCGCTGGCTATGGCGCAAAGGGCTGCGGCAGTTTTCCGGGATGGGGGCGTAAATCGAAAGCGTCGGAGCTACGGCGTAGGGCGTATGACGTTCGACCCGCCCCGAGGCTGCTACCATAACCCCATGTCCGCTTTGCTCCGGCTTTTCGCCTGGATGTCCGCCTTGCTGGGTCTGGCGCTAGCGCAACCCCCCAAAGGCTTGGTATTACCCTTCGCCGGGCCGGGCGGCCAGGGCGCGGCCCACGCCCTGGCGGAGGGATTGCGGGTGGCCCCGCCCTCGCTCGCCGCCCTCCTTCTCCCCGACCTTCCCTGGCGGGATGGCTACGACCTCGCCTCCGGGCGCATCGAGAGCCTCGGCGGAGCCCGGCTGGCCCGCGAGGTGAGCGGGGCGGACTGGCTGGCGGTGGGCGAGGTGGGCCAAGACGGGTGGGTCACGATCTACCTCTCCACCCCCCAGGAAAGCCGCAGGGCCCGCTTTAGCCGCCTCGAGCTGGCCCAGCGCTGGCTCGAGGCAAAGCTGGGTCTCTTCCCTCATCCCTTTCCCGGGCTCGCGCACGGCCTGGAGGCAACCTACCAAAGGATGAGCCAGGGCGAGCTCTCGGTGATCACCGATGCGGCCTTGCGGGGGCTATATGCCGCCGCCCTCGAGACCCGCCAGGGGAGAGCCCCTACCCCCGACCTAGCGGCCCTCCTGCCCAAGCCGCTGCTGGATTTCTGGACCAACCTGGCCCAGCGACGCCTGTCCCCGGCTTACCAGGCCCTGGCCGATTTGGGCGCCGGGAGGCAAGCCCAGGCCCTCGAGGCGGCCCGCAAGCTGGCCGACGGCCTGGCCTACGAGCGGCTCACCGCGCTCTTGATTCAGCGCTCGGCAGGGCAGGGGGATTGGCATCAGACCGCCCGCAAGCTGGCCCAGATCGCCCCCGAGCTGCCCATCGCCTGGGAGGAGGTGAGCTTTGCCGCCTTCGACGAGGGCCAGCCCGGCGAAGCCCGCGACGCGCTGCTCAAGGCCCTGGCCCTCCTGCCGCAAAAGCCCCTCTACTGGACCAACCTGGGCTGGGCCTACTACCTTACCGGGGACCGGGCCCGCTCGATCCAGGCCAGCCGCAGGGCGCTTACGCTCGGCGAGTCCAGCCCCACCCCGGCCTACAACCTGGGGCTGGTCAAGGCCCTATACGGGGATGTGTACGGGGCTAAGCAGGCCTATGATCAGGCGCTGCAACGCGACGACGAACAGGAGTTCGAGGCCGCGCTGGAAGACCTGGCCAAAGCCAAGAACCCGCTCCTCACCTACTGGCAGGGCTACCTCGCGGAGCGAGGTGGCGAAGTGGCCCAGGCCCGGGCCTTTTATCAGCGCTTCGCCGAGGCTAACCCCCAGCACCCGTTGGCCCCGGCGGCCCGGCGGGCCAGCCGAATCCAGCTCGAGCTCCGGATTTCCCTGGAAAAGCTCGCCCTCCAGCCCGCAGGCCCCGACGCCCAACCCTTCCGGGCCGGAGAGGCGGTCTTCCCGATAGTGAGGCTCGAGGGCAGCCCCTACCTGATGCGCGCCCCGCTGGTGACGCGGCTTCTCGACGAGAACGGGCGGGTGCTGCTGGAACAGCGCAAGGAGATCGCCTTCCGGCCCATGACTGCCGAACGGATCGAGGCCGCCCCCGCGGTAACCCTGCCCCGGGAGGGGCGCTATTACCTGGAAGTGCTCTACGGAGACCAAAAGCTATCCCAAAGCGTGAGCGCCAGCCCCCCTAGCCTGGCGCGGCGCCTCTATGTGGCCGGGCTACAAATCCGCGACCTGAACGACCGGCCCCTGCTCAGCGAAGGGGAGATGCTGGGGCCGCAGGGGGATCGCCTCCTGCTCGAGCGCACCACCGCCGCGCTGCGCGAGGTGGTGCAGTTCCTGCGCGACGAGGCCAAGGACAACCCCCAGCGGCAACGGGAACTCCAGGGATTGAGCCAGCCCCTCACCCAGGGCCCCTACGCCGGGCAGAGCGTGCTGGAGTTGATGGATAGGGCCGACGAACAAGTGCTGCGGGCTTTTTTCGAGGCGGCGGCGCAAAACCCCGAGCTGATCGGGGATAGCGACGTGGTGAATGCCTTCGTGAACTGGCTGGGCCAAGAGTAAATCGCCCCGTTTGCACCTTGCCCCTATCCTGAAAAGTATGCGTTGGCTGTGGTGGATGGTGGGGTTGGGGATCGCTGGGTTTTTCCTGCTGCGCTCCATGGACGCCCGCCCTATCGAGCGCCCCCCCGGCGTGGTCGCGCCGAGGATTCCGCTCCAGGTGGAGCTGTCCCCAGCCCTGGGTTTGGAGAAGAACGGCATCCACCTCACTGCCCTGGCCAGCTTCGAGCTCGAGGCCCGCGTTATTCTCAAGCATATCTATCACGACCCCGGGGCCCGCATCGCCCCGGTGGATCTGGTCCTGGGTTGGGGCCGCATGTCGGATACCGCGGTGCTGCGGCACATCCGCTTCTGGCAAAGCGCCCGCTTCTACTTCTGGCAGACCTCGGCATACCCCATCCCCCGCGAGGAGATCGAACGCTCGAGCGCCAACATGCACATGATCCCGGCCAATGCCTACATCGAACGGCGGCTCAAGGGGCTCAAACCGGGCCATATCGTGCGGATACGCGGCTATCTGGTCAACGCCCAGGGTCCCGAGGGGTTTTATTGGAATACTTCCCTGAGTCGCGAAGACACCGGCGAGGGGGCCTGCGAGTTGGTCTGGGTGGAAAGCCTTTCCGTCCGGTAGAACGGGGGAGCGGCCCAGGGAGTTCTCCCGTGCTTCGGACCCCCTCGAGCCATTCGCAGGCAGCCTTACCTGGGATTATGGCACAAGCAGAATGAAAGAATCAAGACTTGGGGATACCCAACAGCGGTGCTATACTCGTTCGGATGGACCGCATCGTCGTCAAGGGAGCCCGCGAGCACAACCTCAAGAACATCACGATCGAGCTGCCTCGCGGGAAATTCGTGGTGATCACGGGGGTCTCCGGCTCGGGAAAGAGCACCCTGGCCTTCGACACCATCTACGCCGAGGGGCAGCGGCGCTACGTGGAAAGCCTCTCCTCCTATGCCCGGCAGTTTCTGGGGGTGATGGACAAACCGGAGGTAGAGAGCATCGAAGGGCTCTCCCCGGCGATCTCTATCGACCAGAAGACCACCTCCCACAACCCCCGCTCCACCGTGGGCACGGTGACCGAGGTCCACGACTACCTGCGCCTGCTGTTCGCCCGCGTGGGCACCGCGTACTGCCCGCACTGCGGGCGGGCCATCGAGCGGCAATCGGCCAGCGAGATCACCGACAAGCTCTTCGCCCGAC
It includes:
- a CDS encoding alpha/beta fold hydrolase — protein: MTVNPRGNTLRVGDMEVWYKVTGSGPPLVVQSPGWGFGSAFYQQTLNPLEGHFTLLYYDTPGSGQSAAPRQEDIQVGTFVEVLEALRHHLHLEAFALLGHSHGGFIAMNYALKYPQSLSHLVLVGAQLGVEEPEQDLERTLPTLAQDPRFAEAAQVFMYWRQGKIQLSGASLGVGLDMIAPLYFFDPVGDGVTVYREYVRSHPIPLSTFVAAGASDKRFLVREKLGSISVPTLIIEGRHDFICSPVQAQAIQEGIRGSRLVIFERSGHYPWLEEPEVFFTTLTDFLAKA
- the bshB1 gene encoding bacillithiol biosynthesis deacetylase BshB1 → MALDLLVIAPHPDDAELGCGGMLARAKAEGYSTAILELTRGEMGTKGTVPERLAEAEEAARILGLDYRGNLGLPDGGLADVHEQRLALGQALRRVRPRVVIAPWFADRHPDHVAAHHLSRSAVHFAGLSRAALEGQPHKVERMFFYPGNYAATPSLLVDVSAYIETWQAAVLAHRSQFYGEAASETVSLAGVEARRALRRAWGNYLGVAYAEPLVSLQPVLGVPW
- the plsY gene encoding glycerol-3-phosphate 1-O-acyltransferase PlsY, with product MAWEIVIVLLLAYLFGSIPAGALVARARGVDIQKVGSGNIGATNVLRTLGPGPAALVAFFDVFKGGIALLIARLAGLDGLVAGLVAVAAVLGHNYSVLLRFSGGKGVATSFGTLLVLDPLVALLTLPIGVATMVLTRYVSAGSMIGGVASVVIALGLGRPWWEVITLGLLAGLIFFTHRENIRRLQAGTERRLGEKTVASKPEATG
- a CDS encoding ABC transporter permease, producing the protein MRYGKLLLRFWGSALAAELEYRGNFLLAALAAVAMLAGSVFSLSLLYQGGYRPGGWRFDEALLVLGAFTILEGFSNTFLGPNLNRIVEQVQKGTLDFVLLKPVDSQFWLSTRFFSPWGLPNLLFGLGVWIYAGSRLGMGVPDHLVGLGLLGVASLLLYSLWFILGATSIWFVKIYNVTEVLRGLLEAGRYPIGAYPALYRFFFTFVVPVAFLTTVPAEAALGRLEGQTLLVALGIALGMCAFARFFWRLALRSYTSASS
- the pdxH gene encoding pyridoxamine 5'-phosphate oxidase, yielding MDLRNLRYDYTKGELHEADVSPDPVEQFGVWLAAALAAGLVEPYGMTLSTVGEGGRPSSRVVLLRGFSAEGFVFYTNYHSRKGRELEAHPYAALNFWWPSLERQVRIEGRVEKVSAEESDAYFAGRPYESQAASAASPQSEPIPSREVLLQWIEQTKQRYPRQVPRPAHWGGYRLVPDYFEFWQGRKSRIHDRLAYTLQPDGGWKITRLAP
- a CDS encoding ATP-binding cassette domain-containing protein, translating into MAIVSAENLSKSYPVALKDPGLAGTLRHFLARRYRQIEAVKGVSFQIEPGEIVGFLGPNGAGKTTTLKMLTGLIHPTAGRVEVAGHLPFRREAEFLRKITLVMGNKQQLIWDLPAGDSFAINAAVYEIPDAELKKRVGELAEMLGLGGKLTQPVRKLSLGERMKAELLAALLHRPQVLFLDEPTLGLDVNAQNAVREFLREYNRRYGATILLTSHYMADITALAERVLLIHRGSLIYDGGLQGLLERFAPYREVRLELERPVSRETFERYGEVAQYEVRQARLLLRRETLVEGIAQILKELPVADLEVREPAVEEVIGRVFESGAEVEAPRTS
- a CDS encoding glycerol-3-phosphate dehydrogenase/oxidase, with amino-acid sequence MNRTALLERLNNESFDLLVIGGGASGAGVALDAATRGLKVALVERLDFAEGTSSRSTKLIHGGVRYLELAVKTLDRVQLNLVRDALHERATLLRLAPHLTRPLWLLTPLYKLWEMPYYWTGLKLYDLLAGKARLALSRYLSPQETRRRFPAVRREGLVGSVAYQDGQFDDARYNLELILTALEEGAVAVNYAEVTALLKQDGKLRGAVVRDRLGGQELEVGAKVVINATGPFSDHIRHLDDPAAPALVRASSGVHIVLDPKYSPPDTGLLIPHTEDGRVIFVLPWLGQTLVGTTDDPAEPTPHPKAREEEIAYILRQVEPYLGRIPREEVRAAWAGLRPLVARPQAADTARLARDHLVEESPSGLLTLTGGKWTTYRKMALDCLNYAVGRFGLRAGPSRTHERRLVGGWGFDPDGAQKLAQEYGLEPDIAQHLHRSYGSRAGRVAEIGQNLRLAPGYPYIASEVIYAARHELAQTPMDVLARRTRLAFLDTQAAQAALPEVTRLLAKELGWKAEERTAQEHQAQERLAVAI
- a CDS encoding ABC-2 family transporter protein; amino-acid sequence: MLEYRAELILWAIAGLLPIILMGVWTQAAQGGGFGLTPDEFARYFLMVFLVRQLTVVWVIWDFEREVVEGRLSFKLLRPIDPVWDHVAAHLSERVARLPFALLLLGVFFLLYPGALFAPSWKGILLGLLATAASFAMRFLMQYTFALVAFWTERASSLEEGWFILYLFLSGLVAPLSVFPEAVRNLALLTPFPYLVYFPASILAGQPVNIGQGFLVLLAWALFFFLLNRWLWRKGLRQFSGMGA